In Flammeovirgaceae bacterium, the sequence CCGCTGCCACGCGCAGGCCATAATTAACATGAATGTGACTGGAATCGGTTAAGCTCATGGCGGATTTGATTTGGTTCATCTAAAATTTTGAAATTTTAAACAGAATACCAAGCATTTGCGCGGTATATTTTGATAATTTCGTGAAAACAAAAAATCCTTGCATTATGGTAAAGAAAGTTTTGCTTGCCGTGGCAGGCCTCGTTGTGGTTTTGGTAATAGTCGGGTTTTTCCTGCCCTCCAAAATTCAAGTTACGCGCTCCATTTTTATTAATGCCCCCTCCGGTTATGTTTTTGAAGAAGTAAACAACCTGGAAAGACATCCGGCCTGGTCGTATTGGAATAACCTGTACAAAGACGATATGACCGTTAACTACGGCAACATTAAGGCTGGTGCCGGTGCGGTTTCTGAGTGGGACGGTGAAAAATCAGGCAAAGGCAAAATGACGATCACCGAAAGCATACCCGACAAATCCATAAAAATAGATCTTGATTTTATGGAACAAGGCACGGCCCAATCGTGGTACACCTTTGAGCCCGAAGGTGAAGGCACAAAAGTTACCACCGGCTTTGAAGCCGATATGGGCATGAACCCGTTTATGCGCCTCATAGGCGTTGTGCTCATGAAGCCTGATATGAACAATGCCTTCGATTACAACCTGAACCACCTGAAGGAGATTGCTGAGGCTAAAAAGGATACTGCGAAATAAATAACTGAGGAGTATTATCCGATGAAAAAATAAGTTGCGAGCTACAAGCCTCGAGCTGCAAGTTTGTTATTGTAAACCAGAAGCTTGCAGCTCGAAGCTCAACGCTCGAAACTAATTGTCTTCATCGTGCTCCCTGGCTTTTACACGTTGTTGTTTTAATTCCTCCACTTCCTTTCTGCGTTGTTCCAACTCCGCTTCGGTTGGCTGGTAGTTCATTAATTCTTTCACATCGGGCTGGCCGGCATCCATCCACGCACTGTACCAGAAATCGCCAATCATTTTTACGGCTCCCCGCATTTGCCGTTCCACCATCCCGTTAAGGGCAGTGTGGTAGGCTTTTGAAAATTCAACGGAGTACACCTTAACCGTTTGCTTGCCCTTCGTTTCGAATGAAAATTTCCGTTCGCCAAACTGCCGCGTAAGCCGCTGCTCAATCAGTAACACCGAATCTACTTCACGATGCGATGATGCTACGGCTTCCCAGGCCTTTAGCTGCGGATTTGAAACATGTTCGGCTTTGCCCACAAAAAAATCATAGTCGGCTGACAACAATTCCGGCACCCGCGATTCCCAAAAGGCATGGATCCCCTCCTGCCCGGTTAGCTGGCCGTTGTAATTTTCAGTAGTATGCAGAGGCACATGCGCATCGGCAATGTAGTGGCCCAGGTCGGCCGACAGACTGAGTATTCGTTGTGGATCTTTCATCAAAAAAGCATCGCGCAGCCGGTAGTAAACCACTGCAATGTGCCAGGGTAAGATGCCGTAGGTTTTCAGTGTATCTTCACCATATTTCTCCACTGCTTCTTTCCAATACCGCGGCATGGTGTACACGGCACTGTCGCCAAAATGATCAATATCAATATAATGGCGGGGCCCTTCATCCGGTATGGCAAACCGCCTTTTATCAGGATTCACCGCGGCCTCCGAAATATAGTTGATGTGCTTTTTGTAAAACCCGATTAACGGAGCGGGCAGCGTAAACACAGCCAGCCGGTTAATTTGCCGGTGCGCATAAAAGCCCCAGTTGCCGAGCAACAGCAAACCAAGTATCAGTAAACTGTTGAAAACATATCTCACAACCGTTAATTTACACCGAAATATAAACTCGCATGTTATACCGCATTCTGGTTTTACTTTCCATCGTTACAGGTGCTGTTGCCGACAACTACCCGCGTAACGAAGCCATCGATATAAAAAAATACACCTTCCGCATTGAACTGAACGACACCACCAACCGCATCGCAGGGCAGGCAACAATTATGATGGCCATAAAGAAAATAATTCGCGATGTTGAACTTGACCTGGTACAACAGACACAGGAAAAAGGTATGACTGTGAACGAGGTACGGGTGGGTAACCGGCAGGCTATTTTTTCGCACAAAAATAACAGACTGAAAATCCTTCTACCCACCGAAGCTGCTGCCGGAAGTGAGATCACAATAACAATACACTATGCAGGCATACCACAAGACGGACTGATTATATCAAAAAATAAATTTGGCGACCGCACTTTCTTTGGCGACAACTGGCCCGACCGCGCCCGCAACTGGCTGCCGGCCATTGATCATCCATACGACAAAGCGAAAGTTGAATTTATTGTCATCGCCCCGCCACATTACGATGTGGTAGCCAATGGCGCACGGGTGGAACAAAGCTTTGTTAACAGCAAACAAAAACTTACCCACTGGAGCGAAGAGGCTGACATACCCACCAAAGTAATGGTAATTGGTGTAGCCCGCTTTGCCATACACCAGGCGGGCAGGGTCGGGAACATACCGGTTGAAAGCTGGGTCTATCCGCAAAATAAGGAAGCCGGATATTCCGACTATCAGCCGGCCGTGAAGGTGCTCGATTTTTTTAATCGGTTTATCGGGCCGTACCCGTACGAAAAACTGGCCAATGTACAATCCACCACCATTTACGGAGGCATGGAAAATGCCAGCAATATTTTTTATTACGAAAATTCAGTAACCGGTAATGGTGAAATCGAAAACCTGATTGCCCACGAAATTGCCCACCAGTGGTTCGGCAACTCGGCATCCGAAAACGACTGGCACCATGTATGGCTTAGCGAAGGATTTGCCACCTACTTTACGCATGTATACAATGAATTTACCTACGGTGTTGATCGGTTAAAAGAAGGATTACAACGTGACCGCACTACCGTAATACAACATTGCACACGTGCTCCGGCTGCCGTTATTGACACCCGCATTACCGATTACCCGAAACTACTGTCGCCCCACGTTTATCAACGAGGCAGTTGGGTGCTGCACATGCTACGCCAGGAAATGGGAGACGAAGCGTTTTTTACCGGCATCCGAAACTACTACACGCGCTATCAAAATTCAAACGCCCTGACCAGCGACTTCCGGCTGGTTATGGAAGCGGCATCGGGAAAAACATTAAATACATTTTTCGGCCAATGGCTGGAGGAAACCAACCTGCCGGAGCTAACCGGTCAATGGGCATACAATCCTGCCGCCAAAGCCATTTCACTCACCATCGAACAGGTTCAGCCAGGCAGGGTATTCGATTTGAACCTGGAGATTGCCATTCATAATGGTACAAGCGAACCGGTTATTAAAACTGTCAAAATCAATCAGAAAAGCACAAAAACCAGTATTCCGGTCGATTTTAAGCCGGTTAAGCTTGAACTTGATCCTGCCACAAAACTCCTTTTTAAAGGAAACATCAGGAATTAAAAGACCCCGCTTGGCAATTCGGCCCGATAGGATTACCTTTGCCTCCCTTAAAAAGTATTGAACAAACACTATGGCGAATCACAAATCGGCAGAAAAGCGGATACGGGCCAACGAAGCCAAGCGGGTACGAAACCGCTATCAGCACAAATCAACCCGTACCCTGATGAAGAAACTGAAGACCACCACCTCCAAAGCCGAGGCTGAGGCCCTTTTAAAAGAGGTTTCTTCCATGATCGACAGGCTGGCAAAAAAGAATATCATTCACTGGAAAAAAGCCGCCAACCAGAAATCAAAACTTACTAAAAAGGTAAACGCCTTGAAATAAAACCCATATTCATACGCAATTCACAGACCCGGACGCAAAAAACGTCCGGGTCTTTTTATTTTTAAGGAATGAAGAAAGACCAGCATGGGTTTCTTAACATCAAAAACTGGGCAGCCGAAGATCGGCCACGTGAAAAATTGTTGCTGAAAGGAATGGCTGCACTTACCGATGCCGAACTCATTGCCATCCTGCTGGGAACCGGCACCGCCTCTACCAGCGCGGTTGACCTGGCTAAAACAATACTGCAAACCGTTGGCAATAACCTTGACGACCTGGCCCGGCTGTCAGTAAAGGATTTAATGAAGATAAAGGGTGTTGGCGAAGCAAAAGCCATTTCCATCATCAGCGCACTTGAACTGGGCCGAAGAAGAAAGGAAATACGTTCAACCGAAAAGCCTAAAGTTAGTACGTCAGGCGATGCATATGCCTTGCTGAAAGGCAACCTGATGGACAAACCCCACGAAGAGTTCTGGGTTCTGTTGCTAAACCGCAGTAACCGGCTGATTAAAAAACAGCCAATTAGTTTTGGCGGTGTACACGGCACTGTGGCTGATCCAAAAATCATTTTCAAAACAGCATTGGAAGAACTGGCCAGCGCCATTATCGTTGCGCATAACCATCCTTCGGGCAATCTTACCCCCAGTCAGCAGGATATTGATTTGACTAAAAAACTTAAAGAAAGTGCCCGGTTGCTTGACATTACCCTGGCCGACCACCTGATTATTGCCGGCAAGGATTACTTTAGCTTTGCCGATGAGGGAATATTATGAGTGCGAAAAAGATCCTGGTTTTTGTATTTGGTGTAGTGGCCACGGCCGCGGTTATATACTCCTTCATCGGAAACAATAAGGCCGATTACATCACCACCATTGAAAAGGCCAGGAAAGAAAAAGACCACTACCTGCGCACTTCCCCCGACTCACCTTTCAAAGACGATCCCCAGTCTTTTAAAGGCCTTACCTATTACCCGGTTGATCCGGCCTTCCG encodes:
- a CDS encoding SRPBCC family protein; its protein translation is MVKKVLLAVAGLVVVLVIVGFFLPSKIQVTRSIFINAPSGYVFEEVNNLERHPAWSYWNNLYKDDMTVNYGNIKAGAGAVSEWDGEKSGKGKMTITESIPDKSIKIDLDFMEQGTAQSWYTFEPEGEGTKVTTGFEADMGMNPFMRLIGVVLMKPDMNNAFDYNLNHLKEIAEAKKDTAK
- a CDS encoding M1 family metallopeptidase encodes the protein MLYRILVLLSIVTGAVADNYPRNEAIDIKKYTFRIELNDTTNRIAGQATIMMAIKKIIRDVELDLVQQTQEKGMTVNEVRVGNRQAIFSHKNNRLKILLPTEAAAGSEITITIHYAGIPQDGLIISKNKFGDRTFFGDNWPDRARNWLPAIDHPYDKAKVEFIVIAPPHYDVVANGARVEQSFVNSKQKLTHWSEEADIPTKVMVIGVARFAIHQAGRVGNIPVESWVYPQNKEAGYSDYQPAVKVLDFFNRFIGPYPYEKLANVQSTTIYGGMENASNIFYYENSVTGNGEIENLIAHEIAHQWFGNSASENDWHHVWLSEGFATYFTHVYNEFTYGVDRLKEGLQRDRTTVIQHCTRAPAAVIDTRITDYPKLLSPHVYQRGSWVLHMLRQEMGDEAFFTGIRNYYTRYQNSNALTSDFRLVMEAASGKTLNTFFGQWLEETNLPELTGQWAYNPAAKAISLTIEQVQPGRVFDLNLEIAIHNGTSEPVIKTVKINQKSTKTSIPVDFKPVKLELDPATKLLFKGNIRN
- a CDS encoding 30S ribosomal protein S20; its protein translation is MANHKSAEKRIRANEAKRVRNRYQHKSTRTLMKKLKTTTSKAEAEALLKEVSSMIDRLAKKNIIHWKKAANQKSKLTKKVNALK
- the radC gene encoding DNA repair protein RadC, encoding MKKDQHGFLNIKNWAAEDRPREKLLLKGMAALTDAELIAILLGTGTASTSAVDLAKTILQTVGNNLDDLARLSVKDLMKIKGVGEAKAISIISALELGRRRKEIRSTEKPKVSTSGDAYALLKGNLMDKPHEEFWVLLLNRSNRLIKKQPISFGGVHGTVADPKIIFKTALEELASAIIVAHNHPSGNLTPSQQDIDLTKKLKESARLLDITLADHLIIAGKDYFSFADEGIL
- a CDS encoding S1/P1 Nuclease, with product MRYVFNSLLILGLLLLGNWGFYAHRQINRLAVFTLPAPLIGFYKKHINYISEAAVNPDKRRFAIPDEGPRHYIDIDHFGDSAVYTMPRYWKEAVEKYGEDTLKTYGILPWHIAVVYYRLRDAFLMKDPQRILSLSADLGHYIADAHVPLHTTENYNGQLTGQEGIHAFWESRVPELLSADYDFFVGKAEHVSNPQLKAWEAVASSHREVDSVLLIEQRLTRQFGERKFSFETKGKQTVKVYSVEFSKAYHTALNGMVERQMRGAVKMIGDFWYSAWMDAGQPDVKELMNYQPTEAELEQRRKEVEELKQQRVKAREHDEDN